The Tissierellales bacterium genomic interval ATATAACGGTAGGAACGCTTACAACAGCCATAAACAGACTTGTAAAAAAAGGGTATGTTGAAAGGCATAGAGATGAGGGGGATCGTAGAATTGTTTTGATTCAACTCACAGAAAAGGGACGTGTTGTGTTTGATGCACATGAGTCTTTTCATGAGGAAATGATTGAAAATTTATTAAAAGATGTAAATTTGACAGATGATTGTGAATTGATAAGAGCAATGGCTAATTTAAGAGAATTTTTTAAAGCTAAAAGACACGAGATTTGTCATAAATAAGGAGGAGTTTATGTCGAAAATAGCTATTTTAACTGATTCGAGTTGTGATTTATCA includes:
- a CDS encoding MarR family transcriptional regulator — translated: MAKAQKVANDMLVEIFNDILNIEENAMQYMGYEDVTMTEVHTIEAIGRETSKTMGKVAERLDITVGTLTTAINRLVKKGYVERHRDEGDRRIVLIQLTEKGRVVFDAHESFHEEMIENLLKDVNLTDDCELIRAMANLREFFKAKRHEICHK